From the Fusobacterium ulcerans ATCC 49185 genome, the window CATGATCCATAATTTTCCCCCCAAGAAAACTGTTGTTAATTCAATAATACATGTTTTTTTTTAAATATACAAGGAAATCATTTTTTTTGTAGAAAATAACATATTATATAAGAAACAAAAAGGGGCAAACTGGATAAAAATGTAAAACAGGTTATAAAAAAAGAGGACAACACACAGGAAGAAAATTAATATAACCTGCAGCTATCCATCTTTTAAATATTTATTTAATAATTTTTTCTACTTTTCCCTGTTTGAATATAGCTTCATTAGTAACTTTACCATCTCTTGAATATTTTCTGAATAAACCATCAAACTGATTATCAACAAAAGTATATTCTCCTTCAAGTTGGCCATTATCATAGTAAATTTTAGAAACTCCATTGATTTTATCTTCAACGAAATTAACAATGTTTTTTATCTTTCCATTTTCATAATAAATTTTTGATTCTCCATGAGCTTTTCCATTTTTATAATTATATTCGCTTTCCAATTTCCCAGTTGGGTAATATGCTTTTACTAAACCATGATATTTTCCATCAAGGTAATTGTTTTCCTCTTTCAAAATACCATTGTCATAATATATTTTTCCTTCTCCTTGGAGTATATCATCAACATAATTTTCTAAATACTGCAGTTGTCCATTAGGATAGTAATATTCAGAAGGACCATTTCTTTTGTCATCTTTAAAATTTATAACATTTCTTAATTTTCCGTCTTCATAATATATCTTACAAATACCTTCAATTTTGTTATTAATATAAGATGATTCATTCTCTATTTGCCCATTATCAAAGTATATTTTTGCTTCTCCATTTAATTCTCCATCTTTAAACATTCCTTCAAAAGCGAGCTGTCCATTTGAGAAATATTCTTTTACAGCACCATCATATTTACCCTCTTTAAAATTCTCTTCAGATTTCATTTTGCCATCTTCATATTTGGCAGTGATTTTTCCAGTAAAAGGTTTCTTTTCATTAATAATATAGATTATTCCATCTCTCTCTTCTTTTTTTGATATATCAAGCTCTCTTTTTCCAATATTACAACTAATCATTAAGATAAAAAGAGAAAAAATTATAAGAATTTTTTTCATAAATAAATCTCCTTTGTTTTTCTTTTTATTATATCACATAAAAATAGTTTAAAAAGATATATTATAAAGATAAAGTTGATTTTTTAGAATTATAGATGAAATTTTGCTTAATAAAAATTAAAAAAAATTATATAATTTGATTTTATGGTATAAATAGTATATTATAGAAAGTAAGAATATTCATAAAGCATAGAAGGAGGAGAATTTGTGGAAAATTTTAAGATTGGGCTTTTGTTAAAGTTGGTAAATGATGGAGACTATGACACAGAGGATTCAAAGTCGTTGCTGAATAAATATGAAATTAATGAAAAAAATTATTTGAAAACAGCATTAAAAGAAGATTATATAAAAATATGTGATATTCATCAAGGAACAGTAAAAGAACTTAAAGAGATTTTAAAAAATGCTGGTTTGGTACAAACAGGGAATAAAGAAACTCTTATCCAAAGGGTTAGTGAAAATGTAAATGAAACTGAATTAAAAAAGTATTTTGGAAATGATAAGTATAAATTAACTCCGTTAGGAAGAAAGTTTTTAAAGGATAATATGGAAAATATTGAAAAAACATTATCTGAAAATGAGGAAAAGGAAAAGAAAAAGAAAGAAGAAGCAGTAGTTGAAGAAACAAGAGAAGAAATTATTGCAGAAGAAGAAATACAAAAGAAAATAGAAAATACAGTTAAAGCTGAAGAAAAAATAGAAAAAATTGAAGATAAGTTAGAAGAAGTAATTATTAAAGAAGAGATAAAAGAAGAAGTAAAAGCTGAGGAAATAAAAAAAGATACAGCAAGAGAAAAAAATGAAAAAGAAGTATTGGTACATAAAGATAAATTTGCAAAAAATTATCTAATAGCAGGAATTATAATTATTGTAGTTGTAGTATGTATAAATATGTTTTTATAAGAATGATATTTGAGCTGCCTTTTGGCAGCCATTTTTTATATCTTTTATAAATCTTTAAAAAAATATTTATTAAATTAAAAAACACTAAACAAAGATAAATCAAGAAAGTAGTTTTTTGAAATAGTTTATAATCAAATAAAGCTTCTGATGAGCATATGCTATAATATAATATAAATTATTGAAAAAATAATAATATATGATTTGAAAAAGTAATAAAAAAATAAATAAGAAAAAAGAAGATTAATTGGAGTTTATGGAAATAAAGAACTTTGTGATTTTTTTAAGATAATTTTAAAATAGAACAAGATATATTTAAAATTATTCTTTTTAAGCTTTACTAAAATTTTTAATATAGAAGTAAGGTTCATATATAAAACTATTGTATATATTGGATTAATGAAGGAGGCATTATGAAAAATAAAAAAGTTGGACTGGCACCAGGAACTCTTGTATATACTGGGGAGCTAAAAGATGAAAAAATTAAAATTATTTTTTATTCATATAATGAAGAAACCGTAAAAAAAGTAATTGATAATTCTCTTGATAAATTATCTTTATTTAATGAAAAAAATTTTGTAAATTGGATAGCTATTGAAGGTGTGCATGATGTTGAATTAATAAAAAAAATAGGAACTTTTTATGAAATAGATAATCTAGTGCTGGAAGATATCTTGAATATAGATCAACGTCCAAAATTTGAAGAAAGAGAAAAATATATATCATTTTTCTTAAAAATGATATATCTAAATAAAAAAAATAATGAAATTGAATATGAACAGATTTCTTTTATTTTAGGAGAAGGTTATTTGATAACTTTTCAAGAAAAAACTGGAAATATTTTTGATAATCTTCAAGAAAGAATAGAAAATGGAATAGGAAGACTAAGGAAGAAAAAAGAAAATTATTTGATGTATGCACTTTTTGACATTATTGTAGATAATTACTTTTTAATTTTAGAGGATTTTGAAGAAAAGATAGAAGCTTTGGAAGAAAAAATAGTCAATAATCCATCTCAAAAGATTATAGAAGACATCATAAGTTTAAAAAAAGAAATTTCAAAATTTAAAAGAAATGTTATACCTATTAAAGAAATTTTAATAAAAATTTCAAATGTTGATTATTTTGATGAAAGTATGAATATATATTTAAAGGATCTTCATGACCATGGAACTATAATCTATGAAAGTATAGAAATAATCTACAATAGAAGTAATGATTTAATTCAGCTTTGTCATTCATCAATAGGAAATAATATGAATGAAATAATGAAAATATTGACAACTATATCTACTATTTTTATTCCTTTGAGTTTTTTAGCTGGACTTTATGGAATGAATTTTCAATATATGCCAGAATTGTCTTGGGAATATGGATATTACTTTGTTTTAGGATTAATGTTTATTGTTGTTGCAGGAATGATTTTATACTTTAAAAGAAAAAACTGGTGGTGAAATAAATAATTTAAATATAGAAGAAACTAAAAAAGGGAGTATTGTTTAATATAAAAAGGACTTATTATTCTCACAATAATTCTCATAAGAATAAGACTAAAGGAGAATAGATAGTTGGAACAGGGCTAGTGTATAAGCTCTAATAGAAACTTATTCAAAAAATTAATTGAAAAAGGGTGACAAAAGTTAAAATAATGCTTTTTTCACCCTTTTTTAATCTTATTTATTTCCTTCTTTTTCTGCTTGTATTTGTTTAAAATTATCAATTATAATCTGTTGTTCATTCATAGATTTTTGTATATCTGTTAATATAATCTTATATTTTTCTAGAAGCTGATTATAGTCATCTTTATAAAAAACATATTTTCCCATTTGCTGTAATTCGTTTAGACTGGCAGTTACACTTTTGTAAAGATCTTTTTGTCCTGTAAGAACTGTTGCTGCTGTTTCAGCTATTTCTTTTTCTTCAGCATATCTTTGATCTTCTTTCTGTAAAAGAAGCTGATATTCTTTTTCCAAAGATTTCATTTGAACTTCAAAATCATCTGCAGAAACAGCAAAAGATGAAATAGTTATGAGTAGAGTACCAAGTAATGTTATTATTTTTTTCATTTTTACCTCCAAAGTTGTATAAAATAATAGTTTTCCGTAATATATATAAACTACTTCTATTTAATATATTATCCCTTAAATTTTATTTCCTTTATTATTTTGAAAAAATAATTCGTAAATATTTTAAAGGAATAAAGAAAAAATTATTGAAGAATATATTAACTAAATTCGATAACAGAGGCAGAACATTAAGTATAGGAAACTAAATGTATTTTATTCAATATAATTGACACTGAAAAAGAACAGTTGTTTTTTTAAAATCTAGTAGAAATAATTTTTTTATTATGCTATAATGAAATCAAATGAATTATAAATTCTCAATAAAGCAAAAAATGCTAAAAAATAATTTAAAAATATTTATAAGGAGGGAAAGTTATGTTTAGTTATCTTCAAAAAATAGGTAAAGCGCTTATGGTGCCAGTTGCAGTTCTGCCTGCTGCTGCAATATTATTAGGTTTAGGATATTGGATTGACCCTGTAGGATGGGGGGGAGAAAGTGTATTAGCAGCTTTCTTTATTAAATCAGGAGGGGCAATAATTGATAATATGCCTATTCTGTTTGCTATTGGTGTAGCATTTGGTATGTCTAAAGATAAAAACGGATCAGCAGCTCTTGCTGGATTAGTTTCTTTCTTAGTTGTAACTACTTTATTATCTCCAGGTGCAGTAGGAATGATAAAAGGAATTCCTGCAAATGAAGTACCTGCTGGTTTTGCTAAGATAAACAACCAATTTACAGGTATTCTTTGTGGGGTTATATCTTCAGCACTTTATAATAAATTCAGTGAGGTAGAATTACCTAAATTCCTATCTTTCTTTAGTGGAAAAAGACTTGTTCCAATTATTTCATCATTTGTCATGATGTTGGTTTCTTTCATACTTATGTATATCTGGCCAGCAGTTTATTCTGGACTTGTATCATTTGGAGAAGGAATCAGTAAATTAGGACCAGTTGGAGCAGGAATCTATGGATTCTTCAACAGATTATTAATACCTGTTGGATTACATCATGCTTTGAACTCAGTATTCTGGTTTGATGTTGCTGGAATTAATGATATCCCTAACTTCCTAGGTGGAGCAAAATCTATCGCTGAAGGAACAGCTGTAATAGGAAAAACTGGAATGTATCAAGCTGGATTCTTCCCAATCATGATGTTTGGATTGTTAGGAGCTTGTCTTGCATTTGTAAAAACTGCAAAACCTGAAAACAGAGCAAAAATCTCTTCTATCATGTTAGCAGCTGGATTTGCAAGTTTCTTTACTGGAGTTACAGAACCTATCGAATTTGCATTCATGTTCGTTGCTCCTGGATTATATTTATTACATGCTATATTAACTGGTATATCTGTATTCATTGCAGCATCTATGCACTGGATGGCAGGATTTGGATTCTCAGCTGGATTTATTGATTTAGTTCTTTCAACAAGAAATCCACTGGCTCAAGGTTGGTATATGCTTATAATACAAGGACTTGTATTCTTTGTAATTTATTATGTAGTATTTAAATATGCCATTGAAAAATTCAATCTAAAGACTCCTGGTAGAGAAGATGATGATACTGCTGAAGTTACAGAAACAGTCAAAGTTACTTCTAATACTGAATTAGCTACTGCTTTATTACCTCTTTTAGGTGGAAAAGCAAATATAGTCAACATTGATAACTGTACTACTAGATTAAGACTTGATGTAGTAGATAGCTCTGTAGTTAAAGATGGAGAAATCAAAAAACTTGTTCCTGGTGTATTAAAACCAAGTAAGACAGCTGTTCAAGTAATAGTTGGTCCTGAGGTTGAGTTTGTTGCAACAGAATTAAAGAAATTAGTATAATAACTTAAAGATATAAATAAAAAATGGTGTGGGTGACTGCATCATTTTTTATTTTATAAAATCACAGAATTTAAAATGATAGAATATATTTATAGTAAAAAAGATTAAGTAAAAATTAGAAAAATTTTAATAAAGGAAAGCGTATTTAGAGGAAAAGAACATTAAATTAAATTTTAAGAAGTGGTATTTTATAATTACAGATGGTAGAGTTATAGGAAAATTGAGAATAGAAATCATTTGAAATATTGAATAATAATAGGAACGATAGAAAGAAAAGTTATTTGAAAAGTTAGAATATTAAAAATGAGAACAGGAAATAAATATAAAACAAGGAGAATAGAGCTGAATGTTTTTATTTGTTGAATAAAAAAGTTTTAGAACTTCATGAATATAAACCTTGAAATTCTAAAACTTAATTTTTTCCCCATATAGTTTTATGATTTTGGTTCAAAAACAAATTCTTTTTGGAAATACACACTTATAACTTTTCCATTATATACAATAGGAGAAAATTTCCATTTTCCTAAAGCATCTATTACAGCCTGATCGAATCCTAATTTACTATGAGAATCAATAATAGATATGTTTTTCACATTACCAAACTGGTCTACAAGAAATTTAGCCCTTACTATTACTTTTTTCCTGTATCTAATATTTTCAGCTTGTTTAGGATATGTAGGAGGAATTTCTCTAGTTATCTTGTATTTTATTCCATGATTGGAAACAGCATTGTAAGTACCATCAGCATTAGCTGTAAGTAAGCTGTCCATACCAGGAAGTCCAGAATTGTTATTGGCAGAACTTGAGCTGTAAGTAGAAGTTTCTGAAGGTTCAGGGGCTTTTTTTACTTCGCTTGCTTCTGGTTCTTTTATTGTTTCTTTTTTAGGTATATCTTTTTTAGGCACTGTTTTCTTTGGAACAGGTTTAGGTGTTTCAGGTTTTACCTCTTTCTTAGGAATCTCCTTTGGTTTTGGAGGCTCTGCAACAGTTTGAGGTGGTGGAGCTGCTGCTGGAACCGTCTTGCTCACTTGTGTAAAAGTAACTGGTACACTCTGTTTCAAAGAATTTTCTTTAGCATCTAAATCTTTTGTAACAGTGGGAAGACTCAATTTAAAAAAGAGCATTCCATGCAGCAGAAGTGCTATAATAAAGTATTTCTTCATATTAAACCTCTTATTCTTTTACTCATAAAAATTTATTCCTAAATTTTCTATGCCATGTTGTTTTACTTTAGTTATGATATCTATGATATACTGATATTTTAATTCTTTATCTCCAGTTACAGAGACACTTTCTACTCCATTCAAATAACTGTCAAGTTCCTCAAAAGTTATTTCTACATTTTTCTTATCCCCAAGAGTAATGAAATATCTGTTGTCTTTATCAATAATAATTTCCAAATTCTTATCTTTAGTTTCTTCACTGGCTAAGGTAGAAGTTGGAAGGTCGATATCAATATTACCATATTTGTTAAAAGTTGTAGAAACTATGAAAAATATTAAAAGCAGGAATACCACATCTATAAGTGGTGTAAGATCAGGAGTAAGAAGTGCTCTCTTTTTTTTGTATCTAGCCATTCTTATCCCCTCACAATATTAATAACATTAGTTGTTATTTTATCTATTTCCTCTTCAATTTCTTCGATTCTCTTATTTAACAAATTGTATACCACTAATGCTGGAATAGCAATAGAAAGTCCTGCTGCTGTAGTTATCAATGCTTTTGATATACTGTCAGCTACAATAGTAGGATCTCCAGCTCCAAATTTAGAAAGATCTTTGAAGGCATCAATCATTCCAGTAACAGTTCCCAAAAGTCCAAGCATAGGAGCCACATGAGCTATTATTCCTAAGATATGAAGTCTTTTTTCCAGAGGACTTATCTCATCCATCTCAATTTCTTTTATTATCTGATCGAACTGGTGAAAATCTTTTAGATTAGTATCACATATATTGCATCTGCAAAGGAATTTTTTCACTGTACATCCAACAGAATTTCTCTCTTTGTCACAAATTTCAATTATTCTACACATATCTCTGTTAGAAACAGCTAGTATTACTTCTTTTCTAAAATTTCTGTTCATAGTTTTTTCTTTTTTAAAGAAAAAGAATAATCTTTCAATTATAACAGTAGTAGAGATAAGAGATAATATGAAAAGTATCCACATCAGTGGACCTCCCACTTTAAAATAGTACATCATTTCAGTATGTTCCTCCTAAAAATTTAATTAAAGTTTTGCTATAAGGTCTTTAAAATA encodes:
- a CDS encoding SAP domain-containing protein; the protein is MENFKIGLLLKLVNDGDYDTEDSKSLLNKYEINEKNYLKTALKEDYIKICDIHQGTVKELKEILKNAGLVQTGNKETLIQRVSENVNETELKKYFGNDKYKLTPLGRKFLKDNMENIEKTLSENEEKEKKKKEEAVVEETREEIIAEEEIQKKIENTVKAEEKIEKIEDKLEEVIIKEEIKEEVKAEEIKKDTAREKNEKEVLVHKDKFAKNYLIAGIIIIVVVVCINMFL
- a CDS encoding toxin-antitoxin system YwqK family antitoxin, which translates into the protein MKKILIIFSLFILMISCNIGKRELDISKKEERDGIIYIINEKKPFTGKITAKYEDGKMKSEENFKEGKYDGAVKEYFSNGQLAFEGMFKDGELNGEAKIYFDNGQIENESSYINNKIEGICKIYYEDGKLRNVINFKDDKRNGPSEYYYPNGQLQYLENYVDDILQGEGKIYYDNGILKEENNYLDGKYHGLVKAYYPTGKLESEYNYKNGKAHGESKIYYENGKIKNIVNFVEDKINGVSKIYYDNGQLEGEYTFVDNQFDGLFRKYSRDGKVTNEAIFKQGKVEKIIK
- a CDS encoding ExbD/TolR family protein; translation: MARYKKKRALLTPDLTPLIDVVFLLLIFFIVSTTFNKYGNIDIDLPTSTLASEETKDKNLEIIIDKDNRYFITLGDKKNVEITFEELDSYLNGVESVSVTGDKELKYQYIIDIITKVKQHGIENLGINFYE
- the nagE gene encoding N-acetylglucosamine-specific PTS transporter subunit IIBC — protein: MFSYLQKIGKALMVPVAVLPAAAILLGLGYWIDPVGWGGESVLAAFFIKSGGAIIDNMPILFAIGVAFGMSKDKNGSAALAGLVSFLVVTTLLSPGAVGMIKGIPANEVPAGFAKINNQFTGILCGVISSALYNKFSEVELPKFLSFFSGKRLVPIISSFVMMLVSFILMYIWPAVYSGLVSFGEGISKLGPVGAGIYGFFNRLLIPVGLHHALNSVFWFDVAGINDIPNFLGGAKSIAEGTAVIGKTGMYQAGFFPIMMFGLLGACLAFVKTAKPENRAKISSIMLAAGFASFFTGVTEPIEFAFMFVAPGLYLLHAILTGISVFIAASMHWMAGFGFSAGFIDLVLSTRNPLAQGWYMLIIQGLVFFVIYYVVFKYAIEKFNLKTPGREDDDTAEVTETVKVTSNTELATALLPLLGGKANIVNIDNCTTRLRLDVVDSSVVKDGEIKKLVPGVLKPSKTAVQVIVGPEVEFVATELKKLV
- a CDS encoding MotA/TolQ/ExbB proton channel family protein yields the protein MMYYFKVGGPLMWILFILSLISTTVIIERLFFFFKKEKTMNRNFRKEVILAVSNRDMCRIIEICDKERNSVGCTVKKFLCRCNICDTNLKDFHQFDQIIKEIEMDEISPLEKRLHILGIIAHVAPMLGLLGTVTGMIDAFKDLSKFGAGDPTIVADSISKALITTAAGLSIAIPALVVYNLLNKRIEEIEEEIDKITTNVINIVRG
- a CDS encoding adhesion protein FadA translates to MKKIITLLGTLLITISSFAVSADDFEVQMKSLEKEYQLLLQKEDQRYAEEKEIAETAATVLTGQKDLYKSVTASLNELQQMGKYVFYKDDYNQLLEKYKIILTDIQKSMNEQQIIIDNFKQIQAEKEGNK
- a CDS encoding energy transducer TonB encodes the protein MKKYFIIALLLHGMLFFKLSLPTVTKDLDAKENSLKQSVPVTFTQVSKTVPAAAPPPQTVAEPPKPKEIPKKEVKPETPKPVPKKTVPKKDIPKKETIKEPEASEVKKAPEPSETSTYSSSSANNNSGLPGMDSLLTANADGTYNAVSNHGIKYKITREIPPTYPKQAENIRYRKKVIVRAKFLVDQFGNVKNISIIDSHSKLGFDQAVIDALGKWKFSPIVYNGKVISVYFQKEFVFEPKS
- the corA gene encoding magnesium/cobalt transporter CorA, producing MKNKKVGLAPGTLVYTGELKDEKIKIIFYSYNEETVKKVIDNSLDKLSLFNEKNFVNWIAIEGVHDVELIKKIGTFYEIDNLVLEDILNIDQRPKFEEREKYISFFLKMIYLNKKNNEIEYEQISFILGEGYLITFQEKTGNIFDNLQERIENGIGRLRKKKENYLMYALFDIIVDNYFLILEDFEEKIEALEEKIVNNPSQKIIEDIISLKKEISKFKRNVIPIKEILIKISNVDYFDESMNIYLKDLHDHGTIIYESIEIIYNRSNDLIQLCHSSIGNNMNEIMKILTTISTIFIPLSFLAGLYGMNFQYMPELSWEYGYYFVLGLMFIVVAGMILYFKRKNWW